A stretch of Methylogaea oryzae DNA encodes these proteins:
- the asnB gene encoding asparagine synthase (glutamine-hydrolyzing), whose translation MCGIAGFAGEGSREDVVAMNTALAHRGPDGEGYHEDAARRLFLAHRRLAVLDIQAGTQPMWNEDGRVCVVFNGEIYNHAELRQELLGKGHVFRSHHSDTEVLVHGYEEWGDGLPLRLNGMFAFAVYDAGRGRLFLARDRFGEKPLYYFSSPKLFAFGSEVTALRRHSGINPAIDTLALQKFFAYSFIPAPHSLYQGIRKLPPGHALSCDLATLRTSEREYWRFRIEPFETVPADAESAWREELRHLLRQAVKRRLASDVPLGLFTSGGIDSSAMLAYAAAESGAQPIETFAIGFREASYDESPHARRIAHAFGSAHHEEILDIDKARELIPDVLRRLDEPMADASIVPTYLLCKFARQHVTVALGGDGGDELFAGYDPFRALRLAGWYRRLVPGWGHKLIQSCAAGLPVSDANMNFSFKLQRALRGAGHGPAFWNPVWLGAVGPDELEQLCNEPISPEALYQEAIAAWESSSADNVVDRSLEFYTRFYLPDDILTKVDRASMMVSLEVRTPFLDNDLADFARRLPHTFKLRGGCGKYLLKQALRGVIPEAIIRRPKKGFGMPIARWLRDWPMPAAPAAAAGLNSDWMRARWDSHRAGSADHRQLLWAWLALCRHLQTEEAQ comes from the coding sequence ATGTGCGGCATCGCCGGTTTCGCGGGAGAAGGCAGCAGGGAAGACGTGGTCGCCATGAACACCGCCCTCGCGCATCGGGGACCCGATGGCGAGGGCTACCACGAAGACGCGGCGCGGCGGCTGTTCCTAGCCCATCGGCGCCTGGCCGTGCTGGACATTCAGGCCGGGACGCAGCCCATGTGGAACGAAGACGGCCGGGTTTGCGTGGTCTTCAACGGCGAGATCTACAACCACGCCGAACTGCGGCAGGAACTGCTCGGCAAGGGGCACGTTTTCCGCTCCCACCATTCCGACACGGAAGTGCTGGTGCACGGCTACGAAGAGTGGGGCGACGGCTTGCCGCTGCGGCTCAACGGCATGTTCGCCTTCGCCGTCTATGACGCCGGCCGCGGCCGTCTTTTTCTGGCGCGGGACCGCTTCGGCGAAAAACCGCTTTATTACTTCAGCAGCCCCAAACTCTTCGCGTTCGGCTCCGAAGTCACCGCCTTGCGGCGTCACAGCGGCATCAACCCCGCGATCGACACGCTGGCGTTGCAAAAATTTTTCGCCTATTCGTTCATTCCCGCGCCCCACAGCCTTTATCAAGGCATCCGCAAACTGCCGCCCGGCCACGCCTTGAGCTGCGACCTGGCCACTTTGCGGACCAGCGAGCGGGAATATTGGCGCTTTCGCATCGAACCGTTCGAAACCGTTCCCGCCGACGCCGAATCCGCTTGGCGCGAGGAGCTGCGCCATTTGCTCCGGCAGGCGGTCAAGCGCAGGCTGGCGAGCGACGTGCCGCTGGGCTTGTTCACCAGCGGCGGCATCGATTCCAGCGCCATGCTGGCCTACGCCGCCGCGGAAAGCGGCGCCCAGCCCATCGAGACGTTCGCCATCGGTTTCCGGGAAGCCAGCTACGACGAATCGCCCCACGCCCGGCGCATCGCCCATGCTTTCGGCAGCGCGCATCACGAGGAAATCCTCGATATCGACAAAGCGCGGGAACTCATCCCCGACGTGTTGCGGCGCCTCGACGAACCCATGGCCGACGCCTCCATCGTACCCACCTACCTGCTATGCAAATTCGCTCGCCAACACGTTACCGTGGCCTTGGGGGGCGACGGCGGCGACGAGCTGTTCGCCGGCTACGATCCGTTCCGCGCGCTGAGGCTCGCCGGCTGGTATCGCCGGCTCGTGCCCGGCTGGGGACATAAGCTGATCCAATCCTGCGCCGCCGGGCTGCCCGTGTCCGACGCGAACATGAATTTCAGCTTCAAATTGCAGCGAGCGCTGCGCGGCGCGGGCCACGGCCCCGCATTTTGGAATCCGGTATGGCTGGGCGCGGTGGGCCCGGACGAACTGGAGCAGCTGTGCAACGAGCCGATCAGCCCCGAAGCGCTGTATCAAGAGGCCATCGCCGCCTGGGAAAGCTCCTCCGCCGACAACGTCGTCGACCGCAGCCTGGAGTTTTACACCCGCTTTTACCTGCCCGACGACATCCTCACCAAGGTCGACCGGGCGTCCATGATGGTGTCGCTGGAAGTGAGAACGCCTTTTCTCGACAACGACCTGGCGGACTTCGCCCGCCGGCTGCCGCACACGTTCAAATTGCGGGGCGGTTGCGGCAAATACCTGCTCAAGCAAGCGCTGCGCGGCGTCATCCCCGAAGCCATTATCCGGCGCCCCAAAAAAGGCTTCGGCATGCCCATCGCCCGCTGGCTGCGCGACTGGCCGATGCCCGCCGCGCCCGCGGCGGCCGCGGGGTTGAATAGCGACTGGATGCGCGCCCGCTGGGACAGCCACCGGGCCGGCAGCGCCGACCATCGCCAGCTGCTGTGGGCATGGCTGGCGCTGTGCCGGCATTTGCAAACCGAGGAAGCGCAATAG
- a CDS encoding Flp family type IVb pilin — protein sequence MHVATGLLKNFLRDEEGAELVEWIVFVALVVLGIAAAVAFLRDEINSGYARIGNCIKNASSCT from the coding sequence ATGCACGTTGCAACTGGCTTGCTAAAAAACTTTCTTCGTGACGAAGAAGGGGCAGAATTGGTGGAATGGATCGTGTTCGTCGCATTAGTGGTGCTTGGTATAGCCGCTGCGGTAGCCTTTTTGCGTGATGAGATAAACAGTGGGTATGCAAGGATAGGTAATTGCATCAAGAATGCGTCATCCTGCACTTGA
- a CDS encoding A24 family peptidase, whose amino-acid sequence MALFDNGVWGEFGANILFCTFMALGVIYDVFTRRIPNWLNGIGLCAALLSAGLIDQWQSVTDAGLGMGAGLLALLPLYAFASMGAGDVKMMAVVGAFVGAAKVLLIAAVSVTAAAVASVAVILVRGELPALCRRYGAMLTHMVVAQEVAYLPPRQGDWAGKRVAFAPAIAVGAIVVVFWRPDWLPFLP is encoded by the coding sequence GTGGCGTTGTTCGATAATGGCGTGTGGGGCGAGTTCGGAGCCAACATCCTTTTTTGCACGTTTATGGCGCTGGGGGTGATCTACGATGTCTTCACTCGCCGTATTCCCAATTGGCTCAACGGCATTGGTTTGTGCGCCGCCTTGTTGTCCGCGGGACTGATCGATCAGTGGCAGAGCGTGACCGATGCCGGCCTGGGGATGGGGGCAGGATTATTGGCGTTGCTGCCGCTTTATGCCTTTGCGAGCATGGGTGCGGGCGACGTGAAAATGATGGCGGTGGTGGGCGCTTTTGTCGGTGCGGCGAAAGTTCTTCTCATCGCTGCGGTTAGCGTCACCGCGGCAGCGGTGGCGTCCGTGGCGGTTATCCTGGTCCGTGGAGAATTGCCGGCGTTATGCCGTCGTTATGGCGCAATGTTGACCCATATGGTCGTTGCGCAAGAGGTGGCCTATTTGCCGCCGCGCCAGGGCGATTGGGCCGGCAAGCGCGTGGCTTTCGCGCCGGCCATTGCGGTGGGGGCAATCGTGGTTGTGTTTTGGCGGCCTGACTGGCTGCCTTTCCTGCCATAA
- the cpaB gene encoding Flp pilus assembly protein CpaB, with the protein MNSRVLIMFIFALLLAAGAATLAYRWVLSKEAESFASRTDTVPVVVAALPIPFAKRLEEQDMKIAEWPKASLPAEYYKDIKPVVGKIVTRSMVPGELVYPQRVREHLGGSTLSSLIKEGMRAVTVRVDDVAGVAGFIMPENRVDMLATREGTTYTLLRNVNVLAIDQEASPEKDKPIVVRALTLEVTPAQAELLVEAMRKGPLQFALRNPLDASTAEEAPAKAQPPATPVAPSEPRVAPAKKSRGVRVYDWDGKTPRACDNATC; encoded by the coding sequence ATGAATAGCCGAGTCTTGATCATGTTCATTTTCGCACTGCTTTTGGCGGCGGGAGCGGCGACTTTGGCCTACCGGTGGGTGCTTTCCAAAGAGGCGGAGAGCTTTGCCTCCAGGACCGACACCGTGCCGGTGGTGGTGGCGGCCTTGCCGATCCCGTTCGCCAAGCGGCTGGAAGAGCAGGACATGAAAATCGCCGAATGGCCGAAAGCCAGCTTGCCCGCCGAATATTACAAAGACATCAAGCCGGTGGTGGGCAAAATCGTAACCCGTTCCATGGTGCCCGGTGAATTGGTCTATCCCCAGCGCGTGAGGGAGCACCTGGGGGGCAGCACCTTGTCGTCCTTGATCAAGGAAGGCATGCGCGCCGTGACCGTGCGGGTGGACGACGTGGCTGGCGTGGCCGGTTTTATCATGCCGGAGAATCGGGTTGACATGCTGGCGACGCGGGAGGGAACGACTTATACGTTGCTGCGGAACGTGAACGTGCTGGCTATCGACCAGGAGGCTTCGCCGGAGAAGGACAAGCCCATTGTGGTTCGGGCTTTGACTTTGGAGGTGACGCCGGCGCAAGCCGAGCTTTTGGTTGAAGCCATGCGCAAGGGGCCGCTGCAATTCGCCCTGCGCAATCCGTTGGACGCTTCCACGGCTGAGGAGGCTCCCGCCAAAGCACAGCCGCCGGCAACTCCCGTCGCCCCGTCGGAGCCCCGTGTGGCGCCGGCGAAAAAAAGCCGCGGCGTGCGCGTGTACGACTGGGATGGCAAAACGCCTCGCGCCTGCGACAACGCAACCTGCTGA
- a CDS encoding Flp family type IVb pilin, protein MNYSLGFLKNFLRDEEGAELVEWIVFVALLVLGIAGAVAFLRSEIQSGYQRIGNCIKNTSSC, encoded by the coding sequence ATGAATTATTCTCTTGGATTTTTAAAGAACTTTCTGCGTGACGAAGAAGGCGCGGAATTAGTGGAGTGGATCGTGTTTGTGGCGTTGCTGGTGCTGGGTATCGCCGGCGCAGTAGCTTTCCTGCGGAGCGAGATACAAAGCGGATATCAACGTATTGGCAACTGCATAAAAAATACCAGCAGCTGCTAA
- a CDS encoding glycosyltransferase family 2 protein, which produces MSMISIIVPIYNEAENVTTLAEALLAELDRLQRPFEIIFVNDGSADDSDQKVAAMAAKDSRVRLINLKRNFGQTAAMMAGIDHAQGAIIVPMDGDLQNDPKDIKRLIDKLDEGYDVVSGWRKNRRDPLFRRNIPSRIANRIISWISGVVLHDYGCSLKAYRREILDDVKLYGEMHRFVPLYASLNGARVAEIPVSHHPRIHGASHYGLERVIKVLLDLIVIRFLARYATKPMYVFGGFGFLSLAFASLTGSYALYLKFFENTSLILTPLPLLTAMAITTGIMSILMGLLGELLARTYHESQNKPIYRIKNTINLDKR; this is translated from the coding sequence ATGTCTATGATTTCCATCATCGTCCCGATATACAACGAAGCGGAAAACGTAACGACCCTGGCGGAAGCGTTGCTCGCCGAGCTGGACCGGTTGCAGCGCCCTTTCGAAATCATTTTCGTCAACGACGGCAGCGCGGACGACAGCGACCAAAAAGTCGCCGCCATGGCCGCCAAGGATTCCCGCGTTCGGCTGATCAACTTGAAACGCAACTTCGGGCAAACCGCCGCCATGATGGCCGGCATCGACCACGCGCAGGGCGCCATCATCGTGCCCATGGACGGCGATTTGCAAAACGATCCGAAAGACATTAAGCGCCTGATCGACAAGCTCGACGAGGGCTACGATGTGGTGTCCGGTTGGCGCAAAAATCGTCGGGACCCGCTGTTCCGCCGCAATATCCCCAGCCGCATCGCCAACCGCATCATTTCGTGGATTTCCGGCGTGGTGCTGCACGATTACGGCTGCTCCCTCAAAGCCTATCGGCGCGAAATTCTCGACGACGTCAAACTTTACGGCGAAATGCATCGCTTCGTTCCCCTCTACGCCAGCCTGAACGGAGCCAGGGTCGCGGAAATCCCCGTCTCCCACCATCCGCGCATACACGGCGCGTCCCATTACGGTTTGGAGCGGGTCATCAAGGTTTTGCTCGATTTGATCGTCATCCGCTTTTTGGCGCGTTACGCCACCAAGCCCATGTACGTCTTCGGCGGCTTCGGCTTCCTGTCCTTGGCCTTCGCCTCGTTAACCGGCTCCTACGCCCTGTACCTTAAATTTTTCGAAAACACCTCCCTCATCCTGACCCCCCTGCCCCTGCTGACGGCCATGGCCATTACCACCGGCATCATGTCGATTTTGATGGGCTTATTGGGCGAGTTGCTGGCCCGCACGTACCACGAATCGCAAAACAAGCCCATTTACCGGATCAAAAACACCATTAACCTGGATAAGCGTTGA